The following proteins are encoded in a genomic region of Prionailurus viverrinus isolate Anna chromosome E3, UM_Priviv_1.0, whole genome shotgun sequence:
- the NCF1 gene encoding neutrophil cytosol factor 1 isoform X1, translating into MGDTFIRHIALLGFEKRFVPSQHYVYMFLVKWQDLSEKVVYRGFPEIYEFHKQLKEMFPIEAGDINAENRIIPHLPAPRWFDGQRVAESRQGTLTEYFGALMSLPVKISRCPHLLDFFKVRPDDLKLPTDNQVKKPETYLVPKDSKNNSVTDITGPIILQTYRAIADFEKSSGSQMALATGDVVDVVEKSETGWWFCQTKTKRGWVPASYLEPLDSPDEAEDPEPNYEGEPYVTIKAYTAQMEDEVSLQEGETIDVIHKLLDGWWVVRKGDVTGYFPSMYLQKSGQDAAQAQRQIKSRGAPPRRSSIRNAHSIHQRSRKRLSQDTYRRNSVRFLQQRRRQARPEPQRSAREQAQTGGAKPQPAVPPRPSADLILHRCSESTKRKLASAV; encoded by the exons ATGGGGGACACCTTCATCCGCCACATCGCCCTCCTGGGCTTCGAGAAGCGCTTCGTCCCCAGCCAGCACTAC GTGTACATGTTCCTGGTGAAATGGCAGGACCTGTCCGAGAAGGTGGTCTACCGGGGGTTCCCGGAAATCTACGAGTTCCAC AAACAGTTAAAGGAAATGTTTCCTATTGAGGCCGGGGACATCAACGCAGAGAACAGGATCATCCCCCACCTGCCAG CCCCGCGGTGGTTCGACGGGCAGCGGGTCGCTGAGAGTCGCCAGGGCACCCTCACCGAGTACTTCGGTGCGCTCATGAGCCTGCCTGTCAAGATTTCCCGCTGTCCCCACCTCCTCGACTTCTTCAAGGTTCGCCCCGACGACCTCAAGCTCCCCACGGACAACCA GGTGAAAAAGCCAGAGACTTACCTGGTGCCCAAAGACAGCAAGAACAACAGCGTCACGG acATCACGGGCCCCATCATCCTGCAGACGTACCGCGCCATTGCTGACTTCGAGAAGAGCTCGGGCTCCCAGATGGCTCTGGCCACGGGCGACGTGGTGGACGTCGTGGAGAAGAGCGAGACTG GCTGGTGGTTCTGCCAAACGAAGACAAAGCGAGGTTGGGTCCCCGCATCCTACTTGGAGCCCCTGGACAGTCCTGATGAGGCAGAGGACCCCGAGCCCAACTATGAAG GTGAGCCCTACGTCACCATCAAAGCCTACACTGCCCAGATGGAGGACGAAGTGTCCCTGCAGGAGGGCGAAACCATCGATGTCATTCACAAGCTGCTGGATGGCTGGTGGGTCGTCAG GAAAGGCGACGTCACAGGCTACTTTCCATCCATGTACCTACAGAAGTCTGGGCAGGATGCAGCCCAGGCCCAACGCCAGATCAAGAGCCGAGGGGCGCCGCCCCGGAG GTCGTCCATCCGCAACGCACACAGCATCCACCAGCGGTCGCGGAAGCGCCTCAGCCAGGACACCTATCGGCGCAACAGTGTCCGTTTTTTGCAGCAGCGCCGCCGCCAGGCGCGGCCCGAGCCGCAGCGCTCAG CAAGGGAACAGGCGCAGACTGGAGGCGCAAAACCACAGCCCGCGGTGCCCCCGCGGCCCAGCGCAGACCTCATCCTGCACCGCTGCAGCGAGAGCACCAAGCGGAAGCTGGCGTCCGCAGTCTGA
- the NCF1 gene encoding neutrophil cytosol factor 1 isoform X2, with translation MGDTFIRHIALLGFEKRFVPSQHYVYMFLVKWQDLSEKVVYRGFPEIYEFHLKEMFPIEAGDINAENRIIPHLPAPRWFDGQRVAESRQGTLTEYFGALMSLPVKISRCPHLLDFFKVRPDDLKLPTDNQVKKPETYLVPKDSKNNSVTDITGPIILQTYRAIADFEKSSGSQMALATGDVVDVVEKSETGWWFCQTKTKRGWVPASYLEPLDSPDEAEDPEPNYEGEPYVTIKAYTAQMEDEVSLQEGETIDVIHKLLDGWWVVRKGDVTGYFPSMYLQKSGQDAAQAQRQIKSRGAPPRRSSIRNAHSIHQRSRKRLSQDTYRRNSVRFLQQRRRQARPEPQRSAREQAQTGGAKPQPAVPPRPSADLILHRCSESTKRKLASAV, from the exons ATGGGGGACACCTTCATCCGCCACATCGCCCTCCTGGGCTTCGAGAAGCGCTTCGTCCCCAGCCAGCACTAC GTGTACATGTTCCTGGTGAAATGGCAGGACCTGTCCGAGAAGGTGGTCTACCGGGGGTTCCCGGAAATCTACGAGTTCCAC TTAAAGGAAATGTTTCCTATTGAGGCCGGGGACATCAACGCAGAGAACAGGATCATCCCCCACCTGCCAG CCCCGCGGTGGTTCGACGGGCAGCGGGTCGCTGAGAGTCGCCAGGGCACCCTCACCGAGTACTTCGGTGCGCTCATGAGCCTGCCTGTCAAGATTTCCCGCTGTCCCCACCTCCTCGACTTCTTCAAGGTTCGCCCCGACGACCTCAAGCTCCCCACGGACAACCA GGTGAAAAAGCCAGAGACTTACCTGGTGCCCAAAGACAGCAAGAACAACAGCGTCACGG acATCACGGGCCCCATCATCCTGCAGACGTACCGCGCCATTGCTGACTTCGAGAAGAGCTCGGGCTCCCAGATGGCTCTGGCCACGGGCGACGTGGTGGACGTCGTGGAGAAGAGCGAGACTG GCTGGTGGTTCTGCCAAACGAAGACAAAGCGAGGTTGGGTCCCCGCATCCTACTTGGAGCCCCTGGACAGTCCTGATGAGGCAGAGGACCCCGAGCCCAACTATGAAG GTGAGCCCTACGTCACCATCAAAGCCTACACTGCCCAGATGGAGGACGAAGTGTCCCTGCAGGAGGGCGAAACCATCGATGTCATTCACAAGCTGCTGGATGGCTGGTGGGTCGTCAG GAAAGGCGACGTCACAGGCTACTTTCCATCCATGTACCTACAGAAGTCTGGGCAGGATGCAGCCCAGGCCCAACGCCAGATCAAGAGCCGAGGGGCGCCGCCCCGGAG GTCGTCCATCCGCAACGCACACAGCATCCACCAGCGGTCGCGGAAGCGCCTCAGCCAGGACACCTATCGGCGCAACAGTGTCCGTTTTTTGCAGCAGCGCCGCCGCCAGGCGCGGCCCGAGCCGCAGCGCTCAG CAAGGGAACAGGCGCAGACTGGAGGCGCAAAACCACAGCCCGCGGTGCCCCCGCGGCCCAGCGCAGACCTCATCCTGCACCGCTGCAGCGAGAGCACCAAGCGGAAGCTGGCGTCCGCAGTCTGA